The following proteins come from a genomic window of Nitrospira sp.:
- a CDS encoding UPF0149 family protein yields the protein MMDTVSPFTNAQAMLLTRFLSSPQRPKDTLTYPQLAGFLFSLANGPELIPPSEWIPLVFNDQEALYETNDEAERVLEAMLTLYNDCIRERTGGIVSLPPGCEIRPWPMDNLSAGAPMSQWAQGFGMGYDYLAEVWNEYRPDELDEDFGALLMTLSFFTSPTLAEVYHQETKGTGSLEQLAQSVIEIFPDAMREYAHLGRAIYQARLETGDLDLASSGSLKIGRNDPCPCGSGKKFKKCCSAKVGTGSDPVFH from the coding sequence ATGATGGACACTGTCTCACCATTCACGAATGCTCAGGCCATGCTCCTCACGCGTTTCTTGTCTTCGCCCCAGCGACCCAAAGATACACTGACCTATCCTCAATTGGCCGGGTTCTTGTTCAGTCTCGCGAATGGGCCGGAGTTAATCCCGCCGTCGGAATGGATTCCGCTCGTCTTCAATGACCAGGAAGCGCTGTATGAGACCAACGACGAGGCGGAGCGGGTGCTCGAAGCGATGCTGACGCTCTACAATGATTGTATTCGTGAACGAACTGGGGGGATCGTGTCTCTCCCACCAGGGTGCGAGATCAGACCCTGGCCGATGGATAACCTGAGTGCTGGCGCACCGATGAGTCAATGGGCGCAAGGATTTGGAATGGGCTATGACTATCTTGCTGAGGTATGGAACGAGTACAGGCCTGATGAACTTGATGAGGATTTTGGAGCGTTGCTGATGACGCTCAGCTTCTTTACGTCTCCGACACTTGCCGAAGTCTACCATCAGGAAACAAAGGGAACGGGGAGTCTGGAGCAGCTTGCTCAATCGGTGATCGAGATCTTTCCTGATGCGATGCGTGAATATGCGCATCTGGGACGTGCGATCTATCAAGCGCGGCTCGAAACGGGCGACCTCGATCTCGCATCGTCAGGCTCTCTGAAGATTGGACGCAATGATCCCTGTCCCTGTGGCAGCGGGAAGAAGTTTAAGAAGTGCTGTAGCGCAAAGGTAGGCACAGGTTCTGATCCGGTTTTCCACTGA
- a CDS encoding cadherin repeat domain-containing protein, translated as MFSFSPHVLSIRHQGSGAGQIGVSGSTVTYQGVTIGTFTGGSSGSHLAITLNSSATPTAVTALVRNITYLNTDTNAPTTGARTVRFVLTDGDGGTSPNYDTTVTVSAVNDAPVLADTALTLTVTEDAGVPSGAVGSVISTFTGGITDVDSGASKGLAITGSNQTNGTWYYTRNGGTTWTAVGTVSNTSALLLADNASTRLYFAPRANYSGTSSAALTVRAWDQSSGTAGTKVSTASNGGITAFSSATDTVNVTVTAVNDASTIASLSGDSRAYSEGAGAVVIESGNALVADVDSTNFDTGTLTVSIPVGGDSAEDVLSIRHQGSGAGQIGVSGSTVTYQGVTIGTFTGGSSGSHLAITLNSSATPTAVTALVRNITYLNTDTNAPTTGARTVRFVLTDGDGGTSPNYDTTVTVSAVNDAPTDLALSANTVAENAANGTLVGIVTGTDPDTSDTQSYSLTDTAGGRFAINSVTGEITVADGTLLDYESATIHSVTVRVTDAGGLTYDETFTINLTNVNEAPNLDGSSESNTVIAVLGAVKPVAPVVGSANTISEVEVHPLADLGMSIEVRPEPSFRGDAIIASAKDLPHLAHTAVVEQAAIVGGKQNLPTSSDKREGIAANLEATGNQDVASLESHNPTVQHAEGMETTSDESSGLDMPMAAGLAGMTLLHGRTGMKDKMTVMSRRIRGLPQGPTSDTKPGKSNEDEEGSVPRSSK; from the coding sequence ATGTTCTCCTTTTCACCGCATGTGCTGAGCATCCGGCACCAAGGCAGTGGGGCGGGCCAGATCGGCGTGAGCGGCAGCACGGTGACCTATCAAGGGGTGACCATCGGGACGTTTACCGGGGGCAGCAGCGGCAGCCACTTGGCGATCACGTTGAACAGCAGTGCCACGCCTACGGCAGTCACCGCGCTGGTGCGCAACATCACCTATCTGAACACCGACACCAATGCGCCGACGACGGGGGCGCGTACCGTGCGGTTTGTGCTGACCGATGGGGACGGGGGCACCAGTCCGAACTATGACACAACGGTGACGGTCAGTGCTGTCAATGATGCGCCGGTGTTGGCGGATACGGCGTTGACGCTCACGGTGACGGAAGATGCGGGGGTGCCGAGTGGGGCGGTAGGGAGTGTGATCAGTACCTTCACCGGGGGCATCACCGATGTGGACAGTGGGGCGTCCAAGGGCCTCGCCATCACGGGGAGCAATCAGACGAACGGGACCTGGTACTACACCAGAAACGGAGGCACGACCTGGACGGCGGTGGGTACGGTGAGCAACACCTCGGCGCTGCTCCTGGCGGACAATGCCAGCACGCGCCTGTATTTTGCCCCAAGGGCCAACTACAGTGGGACGAGCAGCGCGGCCCTGACGGTGCGGGCGTGGGACCAGAGCAGCGGCACGGCGGGGACGAAGGTGAGCACGGCGAGCAATGGGGGGATCACCGCCTTCTCCAGTGCGACCGACACCGTGAATGTGACCGTGACGGCCGTGAACGATGCCTCGACGATTGCGAGCTTGAGCGGGGACAGCCGGGCGTACAGCGAGGGGGCAGGGGCGGTGGTGATCGAAAGTGGCAACGCGCTGGTGGCCGATGTGGATAGCACGAACTTCGACACCGGGACCCTCACCGTGTCCATCCCGGTTGGGGGCGACAGCGCGGAAGATGTGCTGAGCATCCGGCACCAAGGCAGTGGGGCGGGCCAGATCGGCGTGAGCGGCAGCACGGTGACCTATCAAGGGGTGACCATCGGGACGTTTACCGGGGGCAGCAGCGGCAGCCACTTGGCGATCACGTTGAACAGCAGTGCCACGCCTACGGCAGTCACCGCGCTGGTGCGCAACATCACCTATCTGAACACCGACACCAATGCGCCGACGACGGGGGCGCGTACCGTGCGGTTTGTGCTGACCGATGGGGACGGGGGCACCAGTCCGAACTATGACACAACGGTGACGGTCAGTGCCGTCAATGATGCGCCGACGGATCTGGCTCTGTCAGCCAACACGGTAGCGGAGAACGCGGCCAATGGGACGCTCGTGGGCATCGTCACGGGAACCGATCCCGATACCAGTGATACGCAGAGCTACAGTTTAACCGACACGGCCGGCGGGCGCTTTGCGATCAACAGCGTCACGGGTGAGATCACCGTGGCTGATGGCACCTTGTTGGATTACGAGAGTGCGACGATCCACAGCGTGACGGTGCGGGTGACGGATGCGGGGGGCCTCACCTATGACGAGACCTTTACCATCAACCTGACCAATGTGAACGAAGCGCCAAACTTAGATGGTTCTTCGGAGTCGAATACGGTGATAGCGGTCCTAGGAGCTGTGAAGCCGGTGGCTCCGGTAGTGGGGAGCGCGAACACAATCAGTGAGGTGGAAGTCCATCCACTGGCCGACTTGGGGATGTCGATCGAAGTGAGACCTGAACCGTCATTCAGAGGGGACGCTATCATTGCTTCAGCAAAAGATCTTCCACACCTTGCTCATACAGCGGTTGTTGAACAGGCGGCTATTGTAGGAGGGAAGCAGAATCTACCTACCTCTTCCGACAAGAGGGAGGGGATCGCAGCAAATCTCGAGGCAACGGGGAACCAGGACGTTGCCAGCCTGGAATCACACAACCCGACTGTGCAGCATGCAGAGGGGATGGAAACGACATCAGACGAATCCAGCGGACTGGATATGCCAATGGCCGCTGGGTTAGCGGGTATGACGCTGCTGCACGGACGTACTGGGATGAAAGACAAGATGACGGTCATGAGCAGGCGAATACGTGGGCTTCCTCAAGGGCCTACATCCGATACGAAACCTGGGAAATCGAATGAAGATGAAGAGGGATCGGTTCCACGATCAAGCAAATAG
- a CDS encoding YbaK/EbsC family protein: MPIPRTLKTHLDREHVHYDVLPHSQMFRAAAVAQTLHVSEQEMAKVVIVKVKERFVTTVLPATAKVDVQRLRKIFGTHRVRLATEEEISHLFPDCEVGAMPPLGTLYGLPVYVDRSLTGDEQIVFEGGTHSEAIRMRYWDFAALVFPVVAEFNRPPMATC, from the coding sequence ATGCCTATTCCACGGACGCTTAAAACTCATCTGGATCGTGAGCATGTTCATTACGATGTCTTGCCTCACTCGCAAATGTTCCGAGCGGCTGCCGTCGCTCAGACGCTCCATGTATCAGAGCAAGAAATGGCAAAGGTGGTGATCGTGAAAGTCAAGGAGCGATTTGTCACGACGGTGCTGCCGGCGACGGCGAAAGTGGACGTCCAGCGTCTACGGAAGATTTTTGGAACTCACCGCGTTCGGCTTGCAACTGAAGAGGAAATCTCACACCTCTTCCCCGATTGTGAAGTCGGCGCCATGCCGCCTCTCGGCACACTCTATGGGCTTCCGGTGTATGTCGATCGGTCACTCACTGGCGACGAGCAAATCGTGTTTGAAGGGGGCACCCACTCAGAGGCGATCCGCATGCGCTACTGGGATTTCGCCGCGTTGGTGTTTCCCGTGGTCGCTGAGTTCAATCGTCCGCCAATGGCGACCTGTTGA
- a CDS encoding Si-specific NAD(P)(+) transhydrogenase, which yields MRSYDMVVVGSGPAGQKAAVQAAKLSKRVVIIEKARQLGGTSLNTGTLPSKTLKDTIEYIHGLGRRGLHQLGAALTKQLTLPDLMTRKDQVIETEVAVITNQLQRNGIEIIQGTASFVDPHTMSVARSDGPVDHVQASVIILATGSRPRRPTEVPFDDVTVCDSDSFLRTTKNPTSIIVLGGGVIGTEYASMLAAFGIKVTLIDRRTQLLRFLDQEIAQALDSQMLQNGVAIRLGEEHLGIAVNEAGRPAIQLHDGEMVTADMLLYTMGRIGNTEALNLPAIGLSTDQQGQLSVNSQYQTAIPHIYATGDVIGFPALAATAMEQGRLAACHAFQVSESHDIKVIPYGIYSIPEVSMVGKTEEELAAAGVPHVAGRALFREMARGHISGELHGLLKVVFHRDTHTLLGVHIIGQGSTELIHIGQSVLTYGGTVEYFVHNVFNYPTMAECYRTAALDGLNRLHRQSPPQ from the coding sequence ATGCGATCCTATGACATGGTGGTCGTCGGCAGTGGACCAGCCGGCCAGAAAGCCGCAGTCCAAGCGGCGAAGCTGTCCAAACGCGTGGTGATCATCGAGAAAGCCCGACAACTCGGCGGAACCTCGCTCAATACAGGCACCTTACCCAGCAAGACCCTCAAGGACACGATCGAGTACATTCATGGCTTGGGACGGCGAGGATTGCACCAGCTAGGCGCAGCGCTCACCAAGCAGCTCACGCTCCCAGACCTGATGACACGCAAAGACCAGGTCATCGAGACCGAAGTGGCTGTGATCACCAACCAGCTGCAGCGTAACGGCATCGAGATCATCCAGGGCACAGCCAGTTTTGTCGATCCCCATACCATGAGCGTGGCGAGATCGGATGGGCCTGTCGATCACGTCCAGGCCTCAGTCATCATCCTAGCCACGGGGTCACGGCCACGCCGCCCCACGGAGGTCCCCTTCGATGACGTCACGGTGTGCGATTCCGACTCATTTCTCCGCACGACCAAGAACCCTACCAGTATCATTGTCCTCGGAGGCGGTGTCATCGGAACAGAGTATGCGTCGATGTTGGCCGCCTTTGGGATCAAGGTCACCCTCATCGACCGGCGAACTCAGCTGTTGCGGTTCCTGGACCAGGAAATTGCGCAGGCGTTGGACTCCCAGATGCTGCAGAATGGCGTCGCGATCCGACTCGGAGAGGAGCATCTTGGCATCGCCGTGAATGAAGCTGGGCGCCCGGCGATCCAACTCCACGATGGTGAGATGGTGACCGCCGATATGCTGCTCTACACCATGGGACGGATCGGCAATACAGAGGCGTTGAACCTCCCCGCAATCGGCCTCTCGACTGACCAGCAAGGGCAGCTCTCCGTCAACAGCCAGTACCAAACGGCCATTCCCCATATCTATGCGACAGGTGACGTCATTGGGTTTCCCGCGCTCGCCGCGACGGCCATGGAACAAGGCCGCCTCGCCGCCTGCCACGCCTTTCAGGTGTCCGAGTCGCACGACATCAAAGTGATTCCCTACGGCATCTACAGCATTCCCGAAGTTTCAATGGTGGGGAAAACCGAGGAAGAGCTCGCCGCTGCCGGCGTCCCGCACGTTGCCGGAAGGGCTTTGTTTAGGGAAATGGCGAGAGGCCATATCAGTGGCGAGCTCCACGGTCTATTGAAAGTGGTCTTTCACCGCGACACGCACACGCTCCTGGGCGTCCACATCATCGGCCAGGGATCCACTGAACTCATTCACATTGGCCAATCGGTCCTGACCTATGGGGGAACGGTGGAGTACTTCGTTCACAACGTCTTCAACTACCCCACGATGGCCGAATGTTACCGCACCGCGGCCCTCGACGGGCTGAATCGGTTACATCGCCAGTCCCCTCCGCAGTGA
- a CDS encoding WYL domain-containing protein, whose product MRYDSAARGRVTRREVDPYRLWYASGGLYLIGYCHLRKEPRMFAIERITSVTPTDRPYQIPLHFDFEAFVEDSLTVMRGPRIEVELIFEKRTAAWAKDRVWHPSQQLTRVPGGKLRMAMTIADSRELVGWILSFGSGVRVVRPNGLRVAVVEEADSILRRNSGSTL is encoded by the coding sequence ATGCGCTACGATTCTGCCGCACGTGGGCGTGTGACCCGGCGGGAGGTCGATCCCTACCGGCTCTGGTATGCCTCCGGCGGCCTGTATCTCATCGGCTATTGTCATCTTCGGAAAGAACCGCGCATGTTCGCCATCGAGCGAATCACGTCTGTCACGCCCACCGATCGTCCGTATCAAATCCCCTTGCATTTCGACTTTGAGGCCTTCGTCGAAGACTCGTTGACCGTCATGAGGGGGCCACGCATCGAGGTGGAGCTGATCTTTGAGAAAAGGACGGCTGCCTGGGCGAAAGATCGTGTCTGGCATCCGAGTCAACAACTGACACGGGTGCCTGGCGGCAAGTTGCGGATGGCCATGACCATCGCCGACAGCCGGGAACTCGTCGGCTGGATTCTCAGCTTTGGAAGCGGGGTCCGGGTCGTCCGTCCCAACGGTCTTCGAGTGGCTGTTGTGGAAGAGGCCGACTCTATTCTACGAAGGAACTCCGGCTCAACGCTATGA
- a CDS encoding DUF1794 domain-containing protein, producing MDLDLIKQLGPLAALAGVWEGDKGADVAPSDDRGTEQNQFRERMTFEPMGPVRNHEQVLYGLRYATVARRIGEADPFHEEVGYWLWDPGEGQVLRCFIVPRGVALIAGGTAAPAATTFTLVAEAGSDTYGICSNRFLDKEFKTVRYELTVTVLDQNRFHYKEDTQLRMPGRPDLFHHTDENTLTRVME from the coding sequence ATGGATTTGGATCTGATCAAGCAGCTCGGGCCGCTGGCAGCGTTGGCGGGTGTGTGGGAGGGAGACAAAGGCGCGGATGTGGCGCCGTCGGACGATCGGGGTACGGAGCAGAATCAGTTTCGCGAGCGGATGACCTTTGAGCCGATGGGACCAGTGCGCAATCACGAGCAGGTGTTGTATGGCTTGCGGTATGCCACGGTGGCCCGGCGTATTGGAGAAGCTGATCCGTTCCACGAGGAGGTGGGCTACTGGCTCTGGGATCCTGGCGAAGGGCAGGTGTTGCGCTGTTTTATCGTCCCGCGCGGGGTGGCGCTGATTGCCGGTGGCACGGCAGCGCCAGCCGCCACCACGTTTACGTTGGTGGCAGAGGCGGGATCGGACACCTATGGGATTTGCTCAAATCGGTTTCTCGACAAGGAATTCAAGACGGTGCGCTACGAATTGACGGTGACGGTCCTCGACCAGAACCGGTTTCATTACAAGGAGGATACTCAACTCCGTATGCCGGGGCGGCCGGATCTCTTTCACCATACGGATGAGAATACGCTCACACGCGTCATGGAGTAA
- a CDS encoding type II toxin-antitoxin system VapB family antitoxin produces MRTTLDLNEKLIRKLMDVTSAKTKTDAIHQAASELIRRKKLDELKSLSGKIHLDLDWRTLEQTEIHHQASLKRRRHGHR; encoded by the coding sequence ATGCGGACAACCTTGGATCTCAACGAGAAGCTTATTCGAAAACTGATGGATGTGACCTCCGCCAAAACCAAGACTGATGCCATCCATCAAGCGGCATCGGAATTGATTCGAAGAAAAAAACTGGATGAGCTCAAGTCCTTGAGCGGCAAGATCCATCTCGACCTGGATTGGAGAACGCTAGAACAGACCGAGATCCACCATCAAGCCTCGTTGAAACGCCGCCGTCATGGTCATCGCTGA
- a CDS encoding PIN domain-containing protein has product MVIADTSVWIPFFNRPDSPEKAALDLLIDADEVVLVGVVLAELLQGCRASSERETLSEALLALPYYEVTQSTWSQTGDLSAQLLRKGLTLPLSDLIIAALAIEHHCPVYSLDTHFKKIPGVRLYLPASRRSFS; this is encoded by the coding sequence ATGGTCATCGCTGATACCTCCGTCTGGATTCCATTCTTTAATCGCCCGGATTCGCCTGAAAAAGCCGCCCTCGACTTGCTCATTGACGCCGACGAGGTCGTCCTGGTCGGGGTGGTGCTGGCTGAATTGCTCCAGGGTTGCCGCGCCTCATCGGAACGGGAGACCCTTTCCGAAGCCTTGCTGGCCTTGCCCTACTATGAAGTGACTCAATCCACTTGGTCACAGACGGGTGACCTTTCGGCACAGTTGCTTCGGAAAGGCCTGACCTTGCCGCTGTCGGATCTGATCATCGCCGCGTTGGCGATCGAACACCACTGCCCGGTGTACAGCCTGGATACCCACTTCAAAAAGATTCCGGGTGTGCGTCTGTATCTGCCCGCATCACGCCGATCGTTCTCATAG